Proteins encoded by one window of Brevibacterium atlanticum:
- the rplC gene encoding 50S ribosomal protein L3: MANTRSSALPTTRKVKGLLGTKLGMTQVWDEQNNLVPVTVVATGNNVVTQIRNEETDGYPAVQIAFGEIDPRKVNKPTAGHFEKAGVTPRRHLVELRTADAADYALGQELGVDTFDAGIKVDVTAKTKGKGTAGVMKRHGFSGVGASHGQHRNHRKPGSIGGAATPGRVFKGMRMAGRMGAVKHTTQNLTIHAVDSENNFLLIKGAVPGPKGGVVLVRSAVKEA; the protein is encoded by the coding sequence ATGGCGAACACTCGTTCATCCGCTCTCCCGACCACCCGCAAGGTCAAGGGCCTTCTGGGAACCAAGCTGGGCATGACCCAGGTCTGGGATGAGCAGAACAACCTCGTGCCGGTGACCGTTGTGGCCACCGGAAACAACGTCGTCACGCAGATCCGCAACGAGGAAACCGATGGTTACCCCGCTGTGCAGATCGCGTTCGGCGAGATCGATCCGCGTAAGGTCAACAAGCCGACCGCAGGCCACTTCGAGAAGGCCGGCGTGACCCCGCGTCGCCACCTCGTCGAGCTGCGCACTGCAGACGCTGCTGACTACGCGCTCGGCCAGGAACTCGGAGTCGACACGTTCGACGCCGGAATCAAGGTCGATGTGACCGCGAAGACCAAGGGCAAGGGAACCGCCGGTGTCATGAAGCGTCACGGCTTCTCCGGTGTCGGTGCCTCCCACGGTCAGCACCGCAATCACCGCAAGCCAGGGTCGATCGGCGGAGCCGCGACCCCGGGCCGCGTGTTCAAGGGTATGCGCATGGCGGGCCGTATGGGCGCTGTCAAGCACACGACCCAGAACCTCACGATCCACGCCGTGGACAGCGAGAACAACTTCCTGCTCATCAAGGGCGCCGTTCCCGGCCCCAAGGGTGGAGTCGTCCTCGTTCGCTCGGCCGTGAAGGAGGCCTGA
- the rplB gene encoding 50S ribosomal protein L2: protein MGIRKHKPTTPGRRGSSVADFVEVTRSTPEKSLLRPLPKRGGRNSQGRVTTRHQGGGHKRQYRVIDFRRHDKDGVPAKVAHIEYDPNRTARIALLHYADGEKRYIIAPHNLKQGAQVEAGPGADIKPGNNLALRNIPVGTVVHAVEMRPGGGAKIARSAGSSVQLVAKYGRFAQLRMPSGEIRNVDARCRATVGEVGNAEQSNISWGKAGRMRWKGKRPTVRGVVMNPIDHPHGGGEGRTSGGRHPVSPWGQPEGRTRRPNKESDKYIVRRRRTGKKR, encoded by the coding sequence ATGGGAATCCGTAAGCACAAGCCGACGACTCCGGGCCGCCGTGGCTCGTCGGTCGCCGACTTCGTCGAAGTGACCCGGTCTACACCGGAGAAGTCGCTTCTGCGTCCGCTGCCCAAGCGCGGCGGCCGCAACAGTCAGGGACGCGTGACCACTCGCCACCAGGGCGGCGGTCATAAGCGTCAGTACCGTGTCATCGACTTCCGCCGCCATGACAAGGATGGCGTTCCGGCGAAGGTCGCACACATCGAATACGACCCGAACCGTACGGCTCGCATCGCTCTGCTGCACTACGCAGACGGAGAGAAGCGCTACATCATCGCCCCGCACAACCTCAAGCAGGGTGCGCAGGTCGAGGCCGGCCCGGGTGCAGACATCAAGCCGGGCAACAACCTTGCCCTGCGCAACATCCCAGTCGGTACCGTTGTGCACGCTGTCGAGATGCGTCCCGGCGGCGGTGCCAAGATCGCGCGCTCCGCCGGTTCCTCCGTGCAGCTGGTGGCCAAGTACGGTCGGTTCGCGCAGCTGCGGATGCCTTCGGGCGAAATCCGCAACGTCGACGCGCGCTGCCGTGCGACCGTCGGTGAGGTCGGCAATGCCGAGCAGTCGAACATCAGCTGGGGCAAGGCAGGCCGTATGCGTTGGAAGGGCAAGCGCCCGACCGTCCGCGGTGTCGTGATGAACCCGATCGACCACCCGCACGGCGGTGGCGAGGGCCGTACTTCGGGTGGTCGTCACCCGGTCAGCCCGTGGGGTCAGCCAGAGGGCCGCACACGCCGGCCGAACAAAGAGAGCGACAAGTACATCGTGCGCCGTCGCCGGACCGGCAAGAAGCGCTGA
- the rplE gene encoding 50S ribosomal protein L5, giving the protein MTETTTSRPAPRLKQVYREEIVAKLQDEFGYANPMQVPGLTKVVVNMGVGDAARDSKLIEGAINDLTLITGQKPVVTRARKSIAQFKLREGQPIGAHVTMRGARMWEFIDRVITLALPRIRDFRGLSDRQFDGNGNYTFGLTEQSMFHEIDQDKIDRVRGMDITVVTTATTDDEGRALLRHLGFPFKTK; this is encoded by the coding sequence ATGACGGAAACAACCACCAGCCGTCCCGCACCGCGTCTCAAGCAGGTTTACCGCGAAGAGATCGTTGCGAAGCTGCAGGATGAATTCGGCTACGCCAACCCCATGCAGGTTCCCGGACTGACCAAGGTCGTCGTGAACATGGGTGTGGGTGACGCCGCGCGCGATTCCAAGCTCATCGAAGGCGCCATCAACGACCTCACTCTGATCACCGGTCAGAAGCCGGTCGTGACCCGGGCTCGCAAGTCCATCGCTCAGTTCAAGCTGCGCGAGGGCCAGCCCATCGGCGCCCACGTGACCATGCGCGGAGCCCGGATGTGGGAGTTCATCGATCGCGTCATCACCCTGGCTCTGCCGCGTATCCGCGACTTCCGCGGACTCTCGGACCGCCAGTTCGACGGAAACGGCAACTACACCTTCGGTCTCACCGAGCAGTCGATGTTCCACGAGATCGATCAGGACAAGATCGACCGCGTCCGCGGCATGGACATCACCGTGGTCACCACGGCGACGACCGACGATGAGGGACGTGCCCTGCTGCGTCACCTCGGGTTCCCGTTCAAGACAAAATAA
- the rpmC gene encoding 50S ribosomal protein L29, with protein MAIGSKNLSIDALDGFDNERLLEELKKAKAELFNLRFQSATGQLESHGRLKAVRRDIARIYTVLNERELDIRPNPADAKEEGK; from the coding sequence ATGGCAATCGGTTCGAAGAACCTTTCCATCGACGCACTGGACGGTTTCGACAACGAGCGTCTGCTCGAAGAGCTCAAGAAGGCCAAGGCCGAGCTGTTCAACCTGCGTTTCCAGTCGGCCACCGGCCAGCTGGAGAGCCACGGTCGCCTCAAGGCCGTGCGTCGCGACATCGCTCGTATCTACACCGTGCTCAACGAGCGGGAGCTGGACATCCGTCCGAACCCCGCTGATGCTAAGGAAGAGGGCAAGTGA
- the rpsH gene encoding 30S ribosomal protein S8: MTMTDPVADMLTRLRNANSAYHEDVSMPFSKLKSNIAEILKAEGYITDWSVEDAEVGKTLLLDLKFGPNRERSIAGLRRVSKPGLRVYAKSTNLPKVLGGLGIAILSTSSGLLTDRQAAKKGVGGEVLAYVW, encoded by the coding sequence ATGACAATGACTGATCCAGTCGCAGACATGCTTACGCGTCTGCGCAACGCCAACTCGGCTTACCACGAGGACGTCAGCATGCCGTTCTCGAAGCTCAAGTCGAACATCGCCGAGATCCTGAAGGCTGAGGGCTACATCACCGACTGGAGCGTCGAAGACGCCGAGGTCGGAAAGACCCTCCTGCTGGACCTCAAGTTCGGACCGAACCGGGAACGTTCCATCGCCGGTCTGCGCCGTGTGTCGAAGCCGGGACTGCGCGTCTACGCGAAGTCCACAAACCTGCCCAAGGTTCTCGGTGGCCTCGGCATCGCCATTCTGTCGACGTCGTCAGGTCTCCTGACTGACCGTCAGGCCGCCAAGAAGGGTGTGGGTGGGGAAGTCCTCGCCTACGTCTGGTAA
- the rplV gene encoding 50S ribosomal protein L22: MEAKAKARYLRVTPRKARRVVDLIRGQQATEALAVLKFAEQSASDPIYKLVASGIANARVRADEEGVAFDENELVISEAFVDEGPTMKRFRPRAQGRAFRIEKRTSHVTVVLASGDDLPQRKSRKGNR; the protein is encoded by the coding sequence ATGGAAGCCAAGGCTAAGGCGCGTTACCTGCGCGTTACGCCTCGCAAGGCTCGGCGCGTCGTCGACCTCATTCGTGGTCAGCAGGCGACCGAAGCACTTGCAGTGTTGAAGTTTGCAGAACAGTCGGCATCAGATCCGATTTACAAGCTCGTGGCCTCCGGCATCGCCAATGCGCGTGTCCGGGCCGACGAGGAAGGCGTTGCGTTCGACGAGAACGAACTGGTCATCTCCGAAGCCTTCGTGGATGAGGGGCCGACCATGAAGCGGTTCCGTCCGCGTGCCCAGGGTCGTGCGTTTCGCATTGAGAAGCGCACCAGCCACGTGACCGTGGTCCTGGCCAGCGGTGACGACCTGCCTCAGCGTAAGAGCCGGAAGGGGAACCGCTAA
- the rplN gene encoding 50S ribosomal protein L14 — MIQQESRLKVADNTGAKQILAIRILGGSGRRYASIGDTIVATVKDAIPGGNVKKGDVVKAVIVRTAKERRRPDGSYIKFDENAAVILKNEGEPRGTRIFGPVGRELRDKKFMKIVSLAPEVL, encoded by the coding sequence GTGATTCAGCAAGAGTCGCGACTCAAAGTCGCCGACAACACTGGCGCCAAGCAGATCCTGGCCATCAGGATCCTGGGTGGCTCCGGTCGGCGCTACGCCTCGATCGGTGACACCATCGTGGCAACCGTCAAGGACGCAATCCCCGGCGGAAACGTGAAGAAGGGCGACGTGGTCAAGGCCGTCATCGTTCGCACCGCCAAGGAACGCCGTCGTCCCGACGGCTCCTACATCAAGTTCGACGAGAATGCAGCTGTCATCCTCAAGAACGAAGGGGAGCCGCGCGGAACCCGTATCTTCGGGCCCGTGGGACGCGAACTCCGCGACAAGAAGTTCATGAAGATCGTCTCCCTGGCACCGGAGGTGTTGTGA
- the fusA gene encoding elongation factor G: protein MALDVLTDLNKVRNIGIMAHIDAGKTTTTERILFYTGVNYKMGETHDGAGTMDWMDQEKERGITITSAATTCYWHDNQINIIDTPGHVDFTVEVERSLRVLDGAVAVFDGKEGVEPQSETVWRQADKYDVPRVCFVNKMDKLGADFYFTVQTIKDRLGAKPLVIQLPIGAESEFAGVVDLLKMKAYTWPDESKMGQDMTEVEIPADLQAKAEEYRAQLVEDVAESTEALMEKYLDGEELTVDEIKAGIRELVINSEAFPVMCGSAYKNKGVQPMLDAVIDYLPSPLDVPPMIGHNPSNEEEELTRKPAKDEPFSALAFKVASHPFFGALTYVRVYSGQVKSGEQVLNTTSGKKERVGKLFQMHSNKENPVEEAFAGHIYAFIGLKDTTTGDTLCDPANPIALESMTFPEPVISVAIEPKTKSDQEKLSSAIQKFVKEDPTYQVELDAETGQTVIRGMGELHLDILVDRMRREFKVEANVGKPQVAYRETIRRTVEKYDYTHKKQTGGSGQFAKVQVTFEPLEVEGDTIYEFENAITGGRVPREYIPSVDDGIQDAMQLGVLAGYPLVGIKATLVDGAYHDVDSSEMAFKIAGSMVLKEAVRKANPVLLEPVMDVEVRTPEEYMGDVIGDLNSRRGQIQSMDDASGVKVVKAVVPLSEMFGYIGDLRSKTQGRAVYSMTFSSYAEVPKAVAEEIIQKVRGGE from the coding sequence GTGGCACTTGACGTGCTCACCGACCTGAACAAGGTCCGCAACATCGGCATCATGGCCCACATCGATGCCGGTAAGACCACTACGACCGAACGCATCCTCTTCTACACAGGTGTGAACTACAAGATGGGCGAGACCCACGACGGCGCCGGCACGATGGACTGGATGGATCAGGAGAAGGAACGCGGCATCACGATCACGTCGGCCGCGACGACCTGCTACTGGCACGACAACCAGATCAACATCATCGACACCCCCGGCCACGTCGACTTCACCGTCGAGGTCGAGCGCTCGCTGCGCGTCCTCGACGGCGCCGTCGCAGTGTTCGACGGCAAGGAGGGCGTGGAGCCGCAGTCGGAGACGGTCTGGCGTCAGGCCGACAAGTACGACGTCCCGCGCGTGTGCTTCGTCAACAAGATGGACAAGCTCGGTGCTGACTTCTACTTCACCGTGCAGACCATCAAGGACCGCCTCGGTGCCAAGCCGCTGGTCATCCAGCTGCCGATCGGCGCCGAGAGCGAATTCGCCGGTGTCGTCGACCTGCTGAAGATGAAGGCCTACACCTGGCCCGACGAGTCGAAGATGGGTCAGGACATGACCGAGGTCGAGATCCCCGCGGATCTGCAGGCCAAGGCCGAAGAGTACCGTGCGCAGCTCGTCGAAGACGTCGCCGAGAGCACGGAAGCGCTCATGGAGAAGTACCTCGACGGCGAAGAGCTCACGGTGGACGAGATCAAGGCGGGCATCCGCGAACTCGTCATCAACTCCGAGGCCTTCCCGGTCATGTGCGGTTCCGCATACAAGAACAAGGGCGTCCAGCCCATGCTCGACGCGGTCATCGACTACCTGCCCTCGCCGCTCGACGTTCCCCCGATGATCGGGCACAACCCGAGCAACGAGGAAGAGGAGCTCACCCGCAAGCCTGCGAAGGACGAGCCGTTCTCGGCTCTCGCGTTCAAGGTCGCATCGCACCCGTTCTTCGGTGCGCTCACCTACGTGCGCGTCTACTCCGGCCAGGTCAAGTCCGGTGAGCAGGTGCTCAACACCACCTCGGGCAAGAAGGAACGCGTCGGCAAGCTCTTCCAGATGCACTCCAACAAGGAGAACCCTGTGGAAGAGGCCTTCGCCGGCCACATCTACGCCTTCATCGGTCTCAAGGACACCACCACCGGTGACACCCTCTGCGATCCTGCGAACCCGATCGCCCTCGAGTCGATGACCTTCCCGGAGCCTGTCATCTCCGTGGCCATCGAGCCGAAGACGAAGAGCGACCAGGAGAAGCTGTCCTCGGCCATCCAGAAGTTCGTCAAGGAAGACCCGACCTACCAGGTCGAGCTCGACGCGGAGACCGGCCAGACCGTCATCCGCGGCATGGGCGAACTCCACCTCGACATCCTCGTCGACCGCATGCGTCGCGAGTTCAAGGTCGAGGCCAACGTGGGCAAGCCGCAGGTCGCCTACCGCGAGACCATTCGCCGCACTGTCGAGAAGTACGACTACACCCACAAGAAGCAGACGGGTGGATCGGGACAGTTCGCGAAGGTCCAGGTCACCTTCGAACCGCTCGAGGTCGAAGGCGATACGATTTATGAGTTCGAGAATGCCATCACCGGCGGACGCGTTCCGCGCGAGTACATTCCGAGCGTCGATGACGGCATCCAGGACGCCATGCAGCTCGGTGTCCTCGCCGGTTACCCGCTGGTCGGCATCAAGGCCACACTGGTCGACGGTGCCTACCACGATGTCGACTCTTCGGAGATGGCATTCAAGATCGCCGGATCGATGGTCCTCAAGGAGGCCGTCAGGAAGGCGAACCCGGTTCTTCTCGAACCGGTCATGGACGTCGAGGTGCGCACCCCTGAGGAATACATGGGTGACGTCATCGGCGACCTGAATTCCCGGCGTGGCCAGATTCAGTCGATGGACGATGCTTCCGGTGTGAAGGTCGTCAAGGCTGTGGTCCCGCTGTCGGAGATGTTCGGTTACATCGGTGATCTGCGGTCGAAGACCCAGGGCCGTGCGGTGTACTCGATGACTTTCTCCAGCTATGCGGAGGTCCCGAAGGCTGTTGCCGAGGAGATCATCCAGAAGGTGCGCGGCGGAGAGTAA
- the rplD gene encoding 50S ribosomal protein L4: MTDVKTVDVIDAAGAKAGSVDLPAEIFGVPANVPLIHQVVVAQLAAARQGTHKTKTRSEVRGGGRKPYRQKGTGNARQGSIRAPQYNGGGIVHGPVPRDYSQRTPKKMKAAALRGALSDRARLDQVFVMKNLVTGDTPSTKQAKAALAGLSDRKNTLVVLDRDDELTYLSVRNLPHVHVLTSDQLNTYDVLLADDIVFTEAALQSFLSGNRKSEDAS; encoded by the coding sequence ATGACTGATGTCAAGACAGTCGACGTCATCGACGCCGCCGGTGCCAAGGCCGGATCCGTTGACCTGCCCGCCGAGATCTTCGGCGTGCCAGCCAACGTGCCGCTGATCCACCAGGTCGTCGTTGCGCAGCTGGCTGCGGCCCGTCAGGGTACGCACAAGACGAAGACCCGCTCCGAGGTTCGCGGCGGCGGTCGCAAGCCCTACCGCCAGAAGGGAACCGGCAACGCCCGTCAGGGTTCGATCCGCGCTCCCCAGTACAACGGCGGCGGAATCGTGCACGGACCGGTCCCGCGCGACTACTCGCAGCGGACCCCCAAGAAGATGAAGGCCGCTGCTCTGCGCGGTGCTCTGTCTGATCGTGCACGCCTGGATCAGGTCTTCGTGATGAAGAACCTGGTCACCGGCGATACGCCGTCGACCAAGCAGGCGAAGGCCGCACTGGCCGGCCTGTCCGACCGCAAGAACACCCTCGTGGTGCTCGACCGTGACGACGAGCTCACCTACCTGAGCGTGCGCAACCTGCCCCACGTCCACGTGCTCACCTCCGATCAGCTCAACACCTACGATGTGCTGCTCGCCGATGACATCGTGTTCACCGAGGCAGCTCTGCAGTCGTTCCTGAGCGGCAACCGCAAATCGGAGGACGCATCATGA
- the rplX gene encoding 50S ribosomal protein L24: MANKLKIKKGDLVQVIAGARASRGGDRGKQGKVLAVYPERNRVLVEGVNRVIKHKKATQTQAGGTAGGRETHEAPIHVSNVALVDPKDNKPTRVGYREESVERDGRTKTVRVRYSRRTGEEI, encoded by the coding sequence ATGGCGAACAAGCTCAAGATCAAGAAGGGCGACCTCGTCCAGGTGATCGCAGGCGCTCGCGCCTCACGCGGCGGCGATCGCGGTAAGCAGGGCAAGGTCCTTGCCGTCTACCCCGAACGCAACCGCGTCCTCGTTGAGGGCGTCAACCGCGTGATCAAGCACAAGAAGGCTACGCAGACTCAGGCCGGCGGCACCGCTGGTGGCCGTGAGACTCACGAAGCCCCCATCCACGTGTCCAACGTGGCGCTCGTTGACCCCAAGGACAACAAGCCCACCCGCGTCGGATACCGCGAGGAGAGCGTCGAGCGTGACGGTCGCACCAAGACCGTTCGGGTTCGCTACTCGCGTCGCACCGGGGAGGAGATCTGA
- the tuf gene encoding elongation factor Tu yields the protein MAKASFERTKPHVNIGTIGHVDHGKTTLTAAITKVLADQYPDLNEARAFDQVDNAPEEKERGITINVSHVEYQTEKRHYAHVDAPGHADYVKNMITGAAQMDGAILVVAATDGPMPQTREHVLLARQVGVPYIVVALNKSDMVEDEELLELVEFEVRDLLSSQEFDGDNAPVVQVSALKALEGDEKWIKSVQELMAAVDDNVPEPERDVDKPFLMPVEDVFTITGRGTVVTGRVERGVLLPNDEIEIVGIKEKSSKTTVTAIEMFRKTLPDARAGENVGLLLRGTKREDVERGQVIVKPGSITPHTKFEAQVYILSKDEGGRHNPFYSNYRPQFYFRTTDVTGVITLPEGTEMVMPGDNTDMSVELIQPIAMEDGLRFAIREGGRTVGAGRVTKIVA from the coding sequence GTGGCAAAGGCTAGTTTCGAACGGACTAAGCCGCACGTCAACATCGGCACCATCGGCCACGTTGACCACGGAAAGACCACCCTGACCGCCGCGATCACCAAGGTCCTGGCGGATCAGTACCCGGATCTCAATGAGGCTCGCGCCTTCGACCAGGTGGACAACGCACCTGAGGAGAAGGAGCGCGGCATCACCATCAACGTCTCGCACGTTGAATACCAGACGGAGAAGCGTCACTACGCTCACGTCGACGCCCCGGGTCACGCCGACTACGTGAAGAACATGATCACCGGTGCTGCACAGATGGACGGCGCCATCCTCGTCGTTGCCGCCACCGATGGTCCGATGCCGCAGACCCGTGAGCACGTGCTGCTCGCTCGTCAGGTCGGCGTTCCCTACATCGTCGTGGCTCTGAACAAGTCCGACATGGTCGAAGACGAGGAGCTCCTCGAGCTCGTCGAATTCGAGGTTCGCGACCTGCTCTCGAGCCAGGAGTTCGACGGGGACAACGCTCCCGTCGTCCAGGTGTCCGCTCTCAAGGCCCTCGAAGGCGACGAGAAGTGGATCAAGAGCGTCCAGGAACTCATGGCCGCCGTCGACGACAACGTTCCGGAGCCGGAGCGCGACGTTGACAAGCCGTTCCTCATGCCCGTCGAGGACGTCTTCACGATCACCGGTCGTGGAACCGTCGTCACCGGTCGTGTCGAGCGCGGCGTCCTGTTGCCGAACGACGAAATCGAAATCGTCGGCATCAAGGAGAAGTCGTCCAAGACGACCGTCACCGCTATCGAGATGTTCCGCAAGACCCTGCCGGATGCTCGCGCAGGTGAGAACGTCGGTCTGCTTCTGCGCGGCACCAAGCGCGAAGACGTTGAACGCGGTCAGGTCATCGTGAAGCCGGGTTCGATCACCCCGCACACCAAGTTCGAAGCCCAGGTCTACATCCTGAGCAAGGACGAGGGCGGACGTCACAACCCGTTCTACTCGAACTACCGTCCGCAGTTCTACTTCCGGACCACGGACGTCACCGGCGTCATCACGCTGCCCGAGGGCACCGAGATGGTCATGCCCGGCGACAACACCGACATGTCGGTCGAGCTCATCCAGCCGATCGCCATGGAGGACGGCCTCCGCTTCGCCATCCGCGAGGGCGGCCGCACCGTCGGCGCCGGTCGAGTCACCAAGATCGTTGCCTGA
- the rplW gene encoding 50S ribosomal protein L23 → MSLNFKDPRDIIVAPVVSEKTYSLMDEGKYTFIVDQNSNKTEIKHAIESIFDVQVAKVNTLNRQGKRRRTRTGWGKRKDTKRAIVALKDGSIDIFGGSL, encoded by the coding sequence ATGAGTCTGAACTTCAAGGACCCGCGCGACATCATCGTCGCTCCGGTCGTCTCGGAGAAGACCTACAGCCTGATGGACGAGGGCAAGTACACCTTCATCGTCGATCAGAACTCGAACAAAACCGAGATCAAGCACGCCATTGAATCGATCTTCGATGTGCAGGTCGCCAAGGTCAACACCCTGAACCGTCAGGGCAAGCGCCGCCGCACCCGCACCGGTTGGGGAAAGCGCAAGGACACCAAGCGTGCCATTGTCGCCCTCAAGGACGGATCGATCGACATCTTCGGTGGATCGCTCTAA
- the rpsS gene encoding 30S ribosomal protein S19, whose amino-acid sequence MPRSLKKGPFVDEHLYQKVARQNEKNTKNVIKTWSRRSMIIPDFLGHTIAVHDGRKHVPVFITESMVGHKLGEFAPTRTFRGHEKDDRKGRRR is encoded by the coding sequence ATGCCTCGTAGCCTCAAAAAGGGTCCTTTCGTCGACGAACACCTCTACCAGAAGGTGGCTCGTCAGAACGAGAAGAACACCAAAAATGTCATCAAAACCTGGTCTCGTCGCTCGATGATCATCCCGGACTTCCTGGGACACACCATCGCAGTACATGACGGACGCAAGCATGTCCCCGTCTTCATCACTGAGTCGATGGTCGGACACAAGCTCGGCGAGTTCGCACCGACACGGACGTTCCGTGGCCACGAAAAGGACGATCGCAAGGGTCGCCGCCGCTGA
- the rpsC gene encoding 30S ribosomal protein S3, with translation MGQKINPNGFRLGITTDHKSKWFADSTKPGQRYKDYVLEDVKIRQMMNTGLERAGISKVNIERTRDRVRVDIHTARPGIVIGRRGAEADRIRGQLEKLTGKQIQLNILEVKNPEVDAQLVAQGVAEQLASRVAFRRAMRKAIQSAQRAGAKGIRVQCSGRLGGAEMSRSEFYREGRVPLHTLRANIDFGFHEAHTTFGRIGVKVWIYKGDLTDKELAAEQAKAPAARGPRGRGRGRGGRGRGQEGAPRRGDQARTTENNAEAPAAEAGSEG, from the coding sequence ATGGGCCAGAAGATCAATCCGAACGGATTCCGACTCGGAATCACCACGGATCACAAGTCGAAGTGGTTCGCTGACTCGACCAAGCCGGGGCAGCGCTACAAGGACTACGTGCTCGAAGATGTCAAGATCCGCCAGATGATGAACACCGGCCTCGAGCGGGCCGGCATCTCGAAGGTCAACATCGAGCGCACGCGTGACCGTGTCCGCGTCGACATCCACACCGCACGTCCGGGCATCGTCATCGGACGTCGCGGAGCCGAAGCCGATCGCATCCGCGGTCAGCTCGAGAAGCTCACCGGCAAGCAGATTCAGCTCAACATCCTTGAGGTGAAGAACCCTGAGGTCGACGCACAGCTCGTCGCGCAGGGTGTTGCCGAGCAGCTCGCCAGCCGCGTGGCCTTCCGCCGCGCGATGCGCAAGGCGATCCAGAGCGCTCAGCGTGCAGGTGCCAAGGGCATCCGCGTGCAGTGCTCGGGCCGCCTCGGCGGTGCTGAGATGAGCCGTTCCGAGTTCTATCGCGAAGGACGTGTGCCCCTGCACACCCTGCGTGCGAACATCGATTTCGGTTTCCACGAAGCCCACACCACCTTCGGACGCATCGGCGTCAAGGTGTGGATCTACAAGGGCGACCTGACCGACAAGGAGCTTGCCGCCGAGCAGGCCAAGGCTCCTGCTGCTCGTGGCCCTCGTGGCCGTGGGCGCGGTCGTGGCGGCCGCGGACGTGGTCAGGAAGGCGCTCCGCGCCGCGGCGACCAGGCCCGTACCACAGAGAACAACGCCGAAGCCCCCGCGGCTGAGGCCGGATCGGAGGGCTGA
- the rplP gene encoding 50S ribosomal protein L16, which produces MLIPRRVKFRKQHHPRRGGAAKGGTTVSFGDYGIQALEPAYVTNRQIEAARIAMTRYIKRGGKVWINIYPDNPLTKKPAETRMGSGKGSPEWWVANVKPGRVMFELAGVSEEVAREALRLAIHKLPLKARIVAREGGE; this is translated from the coding sequence ATGTTGATCCCTCGTCGAGTGAAATTCCGCAAGCAGCACCACCCCCGTCGGGGCGGCGCCGCCAAGGGAGGCACGACGGTGTCCTTCGGTGACTACGGCATCCAGGCTCTCGAGCCCGCCTACGTCACCAACCGGCAGATCGAGGCCGCACGTATTGCCATGACCCGCTACATCAAGCGCGGCGGCAAGGTGTGGATCAACATCTACCCCGACAACCCCCTGACGAAGAAGCCTGCCGAGACCCGCATGGGTTCCGGTAAGGGTTCGCCCGAGTGGTGGGTTGCCAATGTCAAGCCGGGTCGGGTTATGTTCGAACTCGCCGGTGTGTCCGAGGAAGTTGCTCGTGAGGCCCTGCGCCTGGCGATCCACAAGCTTCCGCTGAAGGCCCGCATCGTGGCCCGCGAAGGTGGTGAGTGA
- the rpsQ gene encoding 30S ribosomal protein S17, with protein MAETTNTEANAAERNTRKTARGYVVSDKMDKTIVVEVEERMKHRLYGKVMRKSVKYKVHDEENTAGIGDFVLVAETRPLSAAKRWRLAEIIERAK; from the coding sequence ATGGCGGAGACCACGAACACTGAGGCCAATGCTGCGGAGCGCAACACCCGCAAGACCGCACGTGGCTACGTTGTATCCGACAAGATGGACAAGACCATCGTCGTCGAGGTCGAGGAGCGCATGAAGCACCGCCTCTACGGCAAGGTCATGCGCAAGTCGGTCAAGTACAAGGTCCACGATGAGGAGAACACCGCCGGAATCGGCGATTTCGTCCTCGTGGCCGAGACGCGGCCTCTTTCGGCCGCGAAGCGTTGGCGGCTCGCCGAGATCATCGAGCGCGCCAAGTAG
- the rpsJ gene encoding 30S ribosomal protein S10 gives MAGQKIRIRLKSYDHAVIDSAARKIVDTVTRAGATVVGPVPLPTEKNVYCVIRSPHKYKDSREHFEMRTHKRLIDIVDPTPKAVDSLMRLDLADDVNIEIKL, from the coding sequence ATGGCGGGACAGAAGATCCGCATCCGGCTCAAGTCGTACGACCACGCTGTGATCGACAGTGCCGCACGCAAGATCGTGGACACCGTCACTCGCGCAGGTGCGACTGTTGTGGGCCCCGTGCCGTTGCCGACGGAGAAGAACGTGTACTGCGTCATCCGTTCGCCGCACAAGTACAAGGACAGCCGTGAGCATTTCGAAATGCGCACGCACAAGCGTCTGATCGACATCGTCGATCCGACGCCGAAGGCCGTCGATTCGCTCATGCGTCTCGACCTCGCTGACGACGTCAACATCGAGATCAAGCTCTAA